One window of the Chryseotalea sp. WA131a genome contains the following:
- a CDS encoding SET domain-containing protein, with amino-acid sequence MALVEKFLFIKKSTLPKAGKGLFTKTEIAKGTRLVEYKGKLKKWKEVKAQDGYNGYLMYITRNAVIDALLATHTLGRYANDAKGLSRVAGIRNNSEYVSEGNRCYIEATRKIKKGEEILVGYGREFWQLQKKLATTKSIRKTNKT; translated from the coding sequence ATGGCATTAGTAGAGAAATTTTTATTCATAAAAAAGTCAACGTTGCCTAAAGCGGGCAAGGGGCTGTTCACCAAAACAGAAATTGCCAAAGGCACTCGCCTAGTGGAGTACAAAGGCAAACTAAAAAAATGGAAAGAGGTGAAAGCACAAGATGGCTATAACGGCTACTTAATGTACATCACCCGCAATGCCGTGATTGATGCTTTGCTGGCTACTCACACACTTGGCAGATATGCCAACGATGCGAAGGGGCTTAGCCGTGTGGCGGGCATTCGCAACAATAGCGAATATGTGAGCGAGGGGAATCGCTGCTACATTGAAGCTACCCGAAAAATTAAAAAGGGTGAAGAAATTTTAGTGGGCTACGGAAGGGAGTTTTGGCAACTGCAGAAGAAGTTAGCTACAACCAAATCCATCAGAAAAACTAATAAAACGTAA
- a CDS encoding DUF952 domain-containing protein, whose protein sequence is MIYHIATQEVWNSQLQLASYFPTEFEKEGFIHLSTEAQVAVVLQRYYKGREDLLLLTVDETKLTAQLKYEPSTGNELYPHLFGGLDKSAVVKVESIPKVE, encoded by the coding sequence ATGATCTACCACATTGCTACACAAGAAGTTTGGAATTCACAACTTCAACTTGCAAGCTACTTTCCCACAGAATTTGAGAAAGAAGGCTTCATTCATCTTTCAACAGAAGCGCAAGTGGCAGTTGTGCTGCAACGCTACTACAAAGGAAGGGAAGACCTGTTGCTTCTTACTGTTGATGAAACCAAATTAACAGCACAGCTGAAATATGAACCCAGCACGGGCAACGAACTGTACCCACATTTATTTGGTGGGCTTGATAAATCAGCCGTTGTGAAGGTAGAATCAATCCCTAAAGTTGAGTAA
- the bla gene encoding subclass B1 metallo-beta-lactamase produces the protein MESIAKTLLIVVISISANCTSQKGDAFKPVEVYKSKDLIVLQIAENSFKHTSFLQTNDFGNVPCNGLMVRNNNEVVVFDTPTTDKSAEELIDWIKETLHCKINAVVPTHFHDDCLGGLKAFHENDIQSYAYFKTVELAIANNMVVPKNSFQDSLILKVGNESSSAVFFGEGHTKDNVVGYFPVDDVLFGGCLIKELDASKGFLGDATLAEWSNTVERIKKQYPNLKIVVPGHGQHGDKKLLDYTIKLFKNSI, from the coding sequence ATGGAGTCTATTGCCAAAACACTCTTGATAGTTGTGATCTCCATAAGTGCAAATTGTACTTCTCAAAAGGGGGATGCATTTAAACCCGTAGAGGTTTACAAATCCAAGGATTTGATTGTACTGCAAATTGCCGAAAACTCTTTTAAGCATACCTCCTTTTTGCAAACCAATGATTTTGGCAATGTGCCTTGCAATGGCCTCATGGTAAGGAACAACAACGAAGTAGTGGTATTTGATACGCCCACCACCGACAAAAGTGCCGAAGAGCTAATCGACTGGATTAAGGAAACGCTTCATTGCAAAATAAATGCAGTTGTTCCAACCCACTTCCACGATGACTGTTTGGGAGGATTAAAAGCATTTCATGAAAATGATATTCAATCTTATGCGTATTTCAAAACAGTTGAGCTTGCCATAGCCAACAATATGGTTGTTCCCAAGAATAGCTTCCAGGATTCGCTTATTTTAAAAGTAGGCAATGAAAGTTCAAGTGCAGTATTTTTCGGTGAAGGGCACACAAAAGATAATGTGGTCGGTTATTTTCCGGTTGATGATGTATTGTTTGGAGGCTGTTTGATAAAAGAACTAGACGCTAGCAAAGGTTTTTTGGGTGATGCGACCCTTGCCGAATGGTCAAACACGGTTGAGAGGATTAAGAAGCAATATCCAAACTTAAAAATTGTAGTACCCGGCCATGGACAGCATGGAGACAAAAAACTACTCGACTATACGATTAAATTGTTCAAGAACAGCATTTAG
- a CDS encoding protein-glutamate O-methyltransferase CheR produces the protein MVQDIDIADLKRITELVFTKYGYDFRNYAMSSFKRRMLRILELKNLSIESLLKKLNDQPAFINEFLDELTVNVTEMFRDPGFWRIMRDEIIPSILLNHKQFKIWHAGCSSGEEVLSMAILLNEMGIESDVTLYATDLDVNILEKAKQGYYPIKNMELNEKNYVRFEGKKSLKEYYKEENGRAVFHKDLLQNVTFRKHDLVKGEIFNKFDLILCRNVMIYFNQALQNEVLKKFHESLFKYGYLAIGSKESLIWCDIANRFLVVNNEEKVYKKIKD, from the coding sequence GTGGTACAAGATATTGACATTGCTGATCTAAAGCGGATAACCGAGCTGGTATTCACCAAGTATGGTTACGACTTCCGCAACTACGCCATGTCTTCGTTTAAGAGACGAATGCTGCGGATTCTGGAACTGAAAAACCTCTCCATTGAAAGCCTGTTGAAAAAGCTGAATGATCAGCCGGCCTTTATTAATGAATTTCTAGACGAGCTGACGGTGAACGTTACCGAAATGTTTCGCGATCCAGGTTTCTGGCGCATCATGCGTGACGAAATCATCCCCAGCATCTTACTCAACCACAAACAATTTAAAATATGGCATGCTGGCTGCTCATCAGGCGAAGAAGTGCTGAGCATGGCCATCCTCCTCAATGAAATGGGCATTGAGAGTGACGTAACACTATACGCCACCGACTTGGATGTGAATATTTTGGAGAAAGCCAAGCAAGGATATTACCCCATCAAAAACATGGAGCTGAACGAAAAAAACTACGTTCGCTTTGAAGGAAAAAAATCATTGAAAGAATATTACAAAGAAGAAAACGGAAGGGCAGTGTTTCACAAAGATTTGTTGCAGAACGTTACCTTCCGCAAACACGATTTGGTAAAGGGCGAAATCTTCAACAAGTTTGACTTGATCCTTTGCCGCAACGTAATGATTTACTTCAATCAAGCTCTGCAAAATGAAGTGCTGAAAAAATTCCACGAAAGCCTTTTCAAATACGGGTATCTCGCCATCGGCTCCAAGGAGTCGTTGATTTGGTGCGATATCGCCAATCGGTTTTTGGTGGTGAACAACGAAGAAAAGGTGTATAAGAAGATAAAGGATTAG
- a CDS encoding chemotaxis protein CheB — MDKYNLNNTYKAVVIGGSAGSFQGIVKILSQLPKNFPLPIIMCLHRLKHVRNGFVEALSLKSVVQVVEPFDKESIKKGMVYLAPSNYHMSVELGNHFAISTEEMINNSRPAIDITLGTAAFAYRDKLIGILLSGANRDGGLGMKFIKDKGGLTIVQEPTECMIDTMPKAALSLTKIDHVFKVDQIVEFLKELDKHYK, encoded by the coding sequence ATGGACAAGTATAATTTAAATAACACCTACAAGGCAGTTGTGATAGGAGGATCAGCCGGAAGCTTTCAGGGAATCGTAAAAATACTATCCCAACTTCCGAAAAATTTTCCGCTACCCATCATTATGTGCTTGCATAGGCTCAAGCATGTGCGCAATGGGTTTGTGGAAGCATTATCGCTGAAAAGTGTAGTACAGGTAGTAGAACCTTTTGACAAAGAATCGATAAAAAAAGGAATGGTTTATTTGGCACCATCAAATTATCATATGTCCGTTGAGTTGGGAAACCATTTTGCCATATCCACCGAAGAGATGATCAACAACTCGCGCCCGGCCATTGACATTACCTTGGGCACGGCTGCCTTTGCCTATCGCGATAAACTCATTGGTATTTTATTGTCGGGGGCCAATCGCGATGGTGGTTTGGGAATGAAATTTATTAAAGACAAAGGCGGCTTGACAATTGTGCAAGAGCCAACCGAGTGCATGATTGACACCATGCCCAAGGCTGCTCTATCGCTCACCAAAATCGATCACGTTTTTAAAGTGGACCAGATTGTAGAATTTTTGAAAGAACTTGATAAGCATTATAAATAA